Proteins co-encoded in one Streptomyces diastaticus subsp. diastaticus genomic window:
- a CDS encoding MFS transporter, with the protein MRDCDEAEDQRISPQARKVLVAAGIGHFIEWYDVGTYGLLAAYLAANFFVSDNPTAGLLATFAVSAVGFVLRPLGGLFFGPLGDRIGRQRTLVIVVLLTSGSTFAMGALPTYDSVGILAPVLLVIARMLQGFGAGGETSNAVALLFEHSPRTRRGYMTSWMDGIGFVASVAGSALALVLINVLGDGAMTEWGWRIPFLLALPLGLVGLYLRVQLADSPEFRELEAEGDVAESPTKEAFRTGYKAMLVLCGILLLKAIGHWALVSFLPSFLSGDLGFSSSETFTTTTIAIGITAIAVPVMGAVSDRVGRKPMLIAAARASSCAVGRRSTSCRSATSWRPSAPCCCSAS; encoded by the coding sequence ATGCGCGACTGTGACGAGGCGGAAGACCAGAGAATCAGCCCGCAGGCCCGCAAGGTGCTCGTGGCGGCGGGCATAGGGCACTTCATCGAGTGGTACGACGTCGGAACCTACGGGCTGCTGGCCGCCTACCTCGCCGCGAACTTCTTCGTCTCCGACAATCCGACGGCCGGCCTGCTAGCCACTTTCGCCGTCTCCGCCGTCGGGTTCGTTCTCCGACCGCTCGGCGGCCTCTTCTTCGGGCCGCTCGGAGACCGCATCGGGCGGCAGCGCACTCTGGTCATCGTCGTCCTGCTCACGTCGGGCTCCACCTTCGCGATGGGCGCGCTGCCCACCTACGACAGCGTGGGCATCCTCGCGCCCGTGCTGCTGGTGATCGCCAGGATGCTGCAGGGCTTCGGGGCCGGCGGTGAGACGTCCAACGCGGTGGCCCTGCTCTTCGAGCACTCGCCGCGCACCCGCCGCGGGTACATGACCAGCTGGATGGACGGCATCGGTTTCGTCGCGTCCGTCGCAGGTTCCGCGCTCGCGCTCGTCCTGATCAACGTGCTCGGCGACGGGGCGATGACGGAGTGGGGCTGGCGCATCCCGTTCCTCCTCGCGCTTCCGCTCGGCCTGGTCGGTCTCTACCTCAGGGTCCAGTTGGCGGACTCCCCGGAGTTCCGCGAACTGGAGGCCGAGGGCGACGTCGCGGAATCGCCGACCAAGGAGGCGTTCCGCACCGGGTACAAGGCGATGCTGGTGCTCTGCGGCATTCTCCTCCTCAAGGCGATCGGGCACTGGGCGCTGGTCTCCTTCCTGCCGAGTTTCCTCAGCGGGGACCTCGGGTTCAGCAGTAGTGAGACCTTCACGACCACGACCATCGCCATCGGCATCACCGCGATCGCGGTACCCGTCATGGGCGCCGTCTCCGACCGCGTGGGCCGCAAGCCCATGCTCATCGCGGCAGCGCGGGCTTCGTCGTGTGCAGTTGGCCGGCGTTCTACCTCATGTCGCTCGGCAACCTCGTGGCGGCCATCAGCGCCATGTTGCTGCTCGGCCTCCTGA
- a CDS encoding zinc-dependent alcohol dehydrogenase, translated as MYRPNRRVLVRSIDDISLEEVPTPQPGDRELLVRSTVIGVCGSDTHAALGHHPFIGLPYRPGHEVVGVVVAAGRGAEDFTPGTRVIIEPNLYCGECDQCRSGRYNICRHLRVFGCQTPGGMADLFTIDAGRVHRVPETMSDLQAALVEPLATPVHAVAKAGDLTGRAVAVLGAGPIGLLVLAAARHAGAARIVVTDLLDTKRERAVRLGATDALPADADDLVAQAQAVLGGPADVVFDCVAREQSMAQATDLVAKGGRIIVVGVGAAGTTPVRLDLVQDREIRIEGTLMYTADDYRGAIDLITSGAVDAEALVTATYPLEEAAEAFAASLRPEHVKVLITAAAP; from the coding sequence ATGTACCGACCGAACCGCCGTGTGCTCGTCCGGTCCATCGACGACATCAGCCTCGAAGAGGTGCCCACTCCTCAGCCTGGCGACCGCGAACTTCTGGTCCGCAGCACGGTCATCGGGGTGTGCGGGTCCGACACGCACGCCGCTCTCGGGCACCACCCCTTCATCGGCCTGCCCTACCGGCCCGGACACGAGGTGGTCGGCGTGGTCGTCGCCGCCGGCCGGGGTGCCGAGGACTTCACCCCGGGCACCCGCGTGATCATCGAGCCCAACCTGTACTGCGGCGAGTGCGACCAGTGCCGCTCCGGCCGCTACAACATCTGCCGGCACCTGCGGGTGTTCGGCTGCCAGACTCCCGGCGGCATGGCCGACCTGTTCACCATCGACGCCGGCCGCGTCCACCGTGTGCCCGAGACGATGTCCGACCTCCAAGCGGCCCTGGTCGAACCGCTCGCCACGCCCGTGCACGCCGTCGCCAAGGCCGGTGACCTCACGGGGCGTGCGGTGGCCGTCCTCGGCGCCGGGCCCATCGGGCTGCTCGTCCTGGCCGCCGCCCGGCACGCCGGCGCCGCGCGGATCGTGGTCACCGACCTGCTGGACACCAAGCGGGAGCGGGCCGTCCGGCTCGGTGCCACCGACGCGCTCCCGGCCGACGCGGACGACCTGGTCGCACAGGCCCAGGCGGTCCTCGGTGGTCCGGCCGACGTGGTCTTCGACTGCGTCGCCCGCGAGCAGTCCATGGCGCAGGCCACCGACCTCGTGGCCAAGGGAGGCCGGATCATCGTTGTCGGCGTCGGAGCCGCCGGGACCACCCCGGTGCGGCTGGACCTCGTCCAGGACCGTGAGATCCGCATCGAGGGGACTCTCATGTACACCGCTGACGACTACCGCGGAGCCATCGACCTGATCACCTCCGGCGCCGTCGACGCCGAGGCGCTCGTCACCGCCACCTACCCGCTGGAGGAAGCGGCTGAGGCGTTCGCCGCCTCGCTCCGACCGGAACACGTGAAGGTGCTCATCACCGCCGCCGCACCGTGA
- a CDS encoding carbohydrate kinase family protein, with the protein MIAVAGEALIDLVPETVGDTSAPLLPVRGGGPYNTAVALARLGSATAFCSRISTDAFGAMRADRLREEKVDLALVQRGPEPTTLAVASVGSSGSAEYAFYCQGTADRLFTVPGALPDGIRAVSFGTCSLVLEPGASAYEALMHREARLGRFVALDPNIRAGLIPDPDAYRARFRRLLPSVSLVKLSDEDARWLGGDIAGWLEAGPSAVVVTRGEAGLTVHTRTGGAYSVPGEPVRVVDTIGAGDTVNAALLHTLAERELLSADALAGLSADTWRQILGFAARAAAITCTRAGAEPPFARELPPPAPAEQVGPAH; encoded by the coding sequence GTGATCGCTGTCGCCGGTGAGGCACTGATCGACCTGGTGCCCGAGACCGTCGGAGACACCTCGGCGCCGCTACTGCCCGTCCGGGGCGGTGGGCCCTACAACACGGCCGTCGCGCTGGCCCGCCTCGGTTCCGCCACCGCCTTCTGCTCGCGGATCTCGACGGACGCCTTCGGCGCGATGCGGGCCGACCGCCTGCGGGAGGAGAAGGTCGACCTCGCCCTGGTGCAGCGGGGGCCGGAGCCGACCACACTGGCCGTGGCCTCGGTCGGAAGCAGCGGCTCGGCCGAGTACGCCTTCTACTGCCAAGGCACCGCCGACCGCTTGTTCACGGTGCCGGGGGCCCTTCCCGACGGGATCAGGGCGGTGTCGTTCGGTACCTGCTCGCTGGTGCTGGAGCCCGGAGCGAGCGCGTACGAGGCGCTCATGCACCGGGAGGCACGGCTCGGACGGTTCGTCGCTCTGGACCCCAACATCCGGGCGGGCCTCATCCCGGACCCGGACGCCTACCGGGCGCGTTTCCGCCGTCTCTTGCCGTCGGTCTCGCTGGTCAAGCTCAGCGACGAGGACGCGCGATGGCTCGGGGGCGACATCGCGGGCTGGTTGGAGGCCGGCCCGTCCGCCGTCGTGGTCACCCGGGGCGAGGCCGGCCTGACGGTCCACACGCGCACCGGCGGCGCGTACTCGGTGCCCGGCGAGCCCGTCCGGGTCGTCGACACCATCGGCGCGGGTGACACCGTCAACGCGGCCCTCCTGCACACCCTGGCCGAACGGGAGCTGCTGTCCGCCGACGCCCTGGCCGGACTGTCCGCCGACACCTGGCGGCAGATCCTCGGCTTCGCCGCCCGCGCCGCCGCGATCACGTGCACCCGCGCGGGCGCCGAACCGCCCTTCGCCCGCGAACTGCCGCCCCCGGCACCCGCCGAGCAGGTGGGCCCGGCACACTGA
- a CDS encoding NADP-dependent oxidoreductase: MGKAWGFGRYGGPEVQEFFDRPDPVPGRDEVLIRVGVAGVNPLDHLLRSGLVDGLDGGRPFPRVLGMEAAGTVLARGEGVDGLEVGDAVFGFALTGGGTYAETTVLSAPNTARIPEGLSATVAATLPVAGTTAVDVLDQLSLPAGATVLVNGVGGGVGLAVAQLALGRELRVIGTGSTAKREHAESIGVRFVDYTAEDVVGTARALLPDGFDGIVDLAGGTSLRTVAPLARDPRNVIAVGDRSVPDLGGRFVERRVDRENLQRSARLALDGLLTPVITAVHPLSDAPAALATVETGHTSGKVVVKVA; encoded by the coding sequence ATGGGAAAGGCATGGGGTTTCGGCAGGTATGGCGGACCCGAGGTGCAGGAGTTCTTCGATCGTCCCGACCCGGTCCCCGGTCGCGACGAGGTGCTGATCCGAGTCGGCGTCGCCGGCGTGAATCCCCTCGACCACCTTCTGCGCTCGGGGCTGGTCGACGGTCTCGACGGCGGGCGTCCGTTTCCCCGTGTACTGGGCATGGAGGCGGCCGGAACCGTTCTCGCGCGGGGCGAGGGCGTCGACGGGCTGGAGGTGGGTGACGCGGTCTTCGGCTTCGCACTCACCGGCGGCGGCACCTACGCCGAGACGACGGTGCTGTCCGCGCCGAACACCGCACGCATCCCTGAGGGGCTGTCCGCCACCGTGGCGGCGACCCTGCCAGTGGCCGGGACGACCGCGGTGGACGTGCTCGACCAGCTCAGCCTCCCGGCCGGCGCCACGGTCCTGGTCAACGGAGTCGGGGGCGGGGTCGGCCTCGCCGTCGCCCAACTGGCCCTCGGGCGTGAGCTGCGGGTGATCGGCACCGGGAGCACCGCCAAACGCGAGCACGCCGAGTCCATCGGGGTGCGGTTCGTCGACTACACCGCCGAGGACGTCGTCGGCACGGCACGCGCGCTGCTTCCGGACGGCTTCGACGGGATCGTCGACCTGGCCGGAGGCACCTCGCTGCGGACGGTCGCTCCGCTGGCCCGGGATCCCCGCAACGTCATCGCCGTGGGCGACAGGTCCGTGCCCGATCTCGGTGGGCGTTTCGTCGAGCGTCGCGTCGACCGCGAGAACCTTCAGCGGTCGGCCCGGCTGGCCCTCGACGGACTCCTCACCCCCGTCATCACCGCGGTCCATCCGCTCTCCGACGCCCCGGCCGCCCTGGCCACCGTCGAGACCGGTCACACCTCGGGCAAGGTCGTCGTCAAGGTGGCATGA
- a CDS encoding MerR family transcriptional regulator, producing MRIGELSKRTGASPRSLRYYEEQGLLTSSRSDAGQRHYSDAAVQRVSLIRQLFDAGMSSRVIATVLPCVDIPGDLGIAEETFTAMMRERDRIDADIARLTETREALDVLIRTNSRHRAELSTAARPVTQST from the coding sequence ATGCGGATAGGCGAGTTGTCCAAGCGCACGGGCGCGAGTCCGCGCTCACTGCGGTACTACGAAGAGCAGGGCCTGCTGACCAGCTCACGCTCCGACGCGGGGCAGCGTCACTACTCCGATGCCGCGGTCCAGCGCGTGTCACTCATCCGACAGCTGTTCGACGCGGGCATGTCCAGCAGAGTGATCGCGACCGTGCTGCCGTGCGTGGACATCCCAGGTGACCTGGGCATCGCCGAGGAGACGTTCACGGCGATGATGCGCGAGCGTGACCGGATCGACGCCGACATCGCGCGTCTGACCGAGACCCGGGAGGCACTCGACGTCCTGATCAGAACCAACAGCCGGCACCGTGCGGAGCTGTCCACGGCCGCGAGACCGGTGACACAGTCGACCTGA
- a CDS encoding 3-oxoacyl-ACP synthase, with protein sequence MGSFLPPARTKLAELPSILDLPEEQRAVCAQLGIETVGVDDADATTLAERAARRALAEAGISAEELGALLVVEQRAPRTLLSSEATLLQARLGATHALTFTVGGLGCVSVTPALLTARGLLAADPELGPVLVAHGSKPVSEHRYRHPVTVNGDGGQALLLGRRGKVTIVDQVQETDGRYWDLFHVDYRGRHPSRWREECTDQPAYSFRLAVETRNRLRALLDRLLRRNGLVRADVRGFVSQNLSAGGLTFTEEALDLTLLPDCRENLRTLGHLGPNDVFLNLSSALQTGRLADGDHAVLINVSPVAAWSLLLVRIGPERDGNAPSRQKSQETTA encoded by the coding sequence GTGGGCTCCTTCCTGCCGCCGGCCAGGACGAAGTTGGCGGAGCTGCCCTCGATCCTCGACCTGCCGGAAGAACAACGCGCCGTGTGCGCGCAGTTGGGCATCGAGACGGTCGGGGTGGACGACGCCGACGCGACCACCCTGGCCGAGCGCGCCGCCCGGCGGGCCCTGGCGGAGGCCGGGATCTCCGCCGAGGAGCTGGGCGCGCTGCTGGTGGTCGAGCAACGGGCACCGCGGACGCTGCTCAGCTCCGAGGCGACCCTGCTGCAGGCCCGTCTGGGCGCGACCCACGCGCTCACCTTCACCGTGGGCGGACTGGGCTGCGTCTCCGTGACCCCGGCGCTCCTCACAGCGAGGGGACTGCTGGCCGCCGACCCGGAGCTGGGGCCGGTCCTGGTCGCCCACGGCAGCAAGCCCGTCTCCGAGCACCGGTACCGCCACCCGGTCACCGTCAACGGGGACGGCGGACAGGCCCTGCTGCTCGGACGGCGGGGGAAGGTCACGATCGTGGACCAGGTCCAGGAGACCGACGGGCGGTACTGGGACCTCTTCCACGTCGACTACCGGGGCCGGCACCCGTCGCGGTGGCGCGAGGAGTGCACGGACCAGCCCGCCTACTCCTTCCGGCTCGCCGTGGAGACCCGCAACCGGCTGCGGGCCCTGCTCGACCGGCTGCTGCGGCGCAACGGCCTGGTCCGCGCGGACGTACGCGGCTTCGTGAGCCAGAACCTCTCCGCCGGCGGCCTCACCTTCACCGAGGAGGCCCTGGACCTGACGCTGCTCCCGGACTGCCGGGAGAACCTCCGCACCCTCGGGCACCTCGGCCCCAACGACGTCTTCCTCAACCTCTCGTCGGCCCTTCAGACCGGTCGGCTCGCCGACGGCGATCACGCCGTGCTGATCAACGTGAGCCCGGTGGCGGCCTGGAGCCTGCTGCTGGTCCGCATAGGCCCCGAGCGGGACGGGAACGCCCCGTCCCGCCAGAAATCCCAGGAGACGACGGCGTGA
- a CDS encoding acyl carrier protein, whose amino-acid sequence MNEITGQVTEFLTQALRRPVAPDDDYFALGLADSLFALELVTFVEERFAVTVEVEDLDLDSFRTAERITRFVQAKQGHPAGLGAGDDTSA is encoded by the coding sequence GTGAACGAGATCACCGGGCAGGTCACCGAGTTCCTCACCCAGGCGCTGCGCCGTCCCGTCGCTCCGGACGACGACTACTTCGCCCTCGGACTGGCCGACTCCCTGTTCGCGCTGGAGCTGGTCACCTTCGTCGAGGAGCGGTTCGCGGTCACCGTCGAGGTGGAGGACCTCGACCTGGACAGCTTCCGCACCGCCGAGCGGATCACCCGCTTCGTCCAGGCCAAGCAGGGCCACCCCGCCGGACTGGGCGCGGGCGATGACACGTCCGCCTGA
- a CDS encoding acyl-CoA dehydrogenase family protein produces MTRPPEAVPEPVRAARELAARWLLPAAAWDRSEGLPGEVAGDLARAGLLAPDVPAEYGGAGAGQQELGEVCATLGGVCGAVRGLVTVQGMVAAGLRRWGTAGQRRTWLPRLASGELVAAFAATEQDAGSALAHVATTVEEDGDDLVVSGRKRWVTCGQLADLVLVLGRAPGGLAAVLVETGLPGVRREAVTGQLGMRAARIAHLEFDAVRVPRDHLVAPVGLGLSHVAATVLDHGRHTVAWGCVGMAEAALHDAVTHAGTRLQGGTPLSAHQSVRAVLARSAVAATGARELCRRAARARTHEPGRAVHETVLAKYAAADAAAAVTRDAVQILGSAGCAPDSRAGRLFRDAKVMEIIEGAQHVAETHIADRLFRDHGVPAPRPDGATA; encoded by the coding sequence ATGACACGTCCGCCTGAGGCCGTGCCGGAGCCGGTGCGCGCCGCCCGGGAACTCGCCGCGCGCTGGCTCCTGCCGGCGGCCGCGTGGGACCGCTCCGAGGGGCTGCCCGGGGAAGTGGCCGGCGACCTGGCCCGCGCCGGACTCCTCGCCCCCGACGTCCCGGCGGAGTACGGCGGCGCGGGGGCCGGGCAGCAGGAGCTGGGCGAGGTCTGCGCGACGCTGGGCGGCGTGTGCGGCGCGGTCCGCGGACTGGTCACCGTGCAGGGCATGGTCGCCGCCGGGCTGCGCCGCTGGGGCACCGCCGGCCAGCGCCGGACGTGGCTGCCCCGGCTCGCCTCCGGGGAACTGGTCGCCGCCTTCGCCGCCACCGAGCAGGACGCCGGCAGCGCTCTCGCCCACGTGGCCACCACCGTCGAGGAGGACGGTGACGACCTCGTGGTGAGCGGCCGCAAGAGATGGGTGACCTGCGGTCAGCTCGCCGACCTCGTCCTGGTGCTGGGCCGGGCACCCGGTGGCCTGGCCGCCGTCCTGGTGGAGACCGGGCTGCCGGGGGTGCGCCGGGAGGCCGTCACCGGGCAGCTCGGGATGCGGGCCGCGCGCATCGCCCACCTGGAGTTCGACGCGGTACGGGTGCCCCGCGACCACCTCGTCGCGCCGGTCGGCCTCGGGCTCTCCCATGTCGCCGCCACCGTGCTGGACCACGGCCGCCACACCGTCGCCTGGGGCTGTGTGGGCATGGCGGAGGCCGCCCTGCACGACGCCGTCACCCATGCCGGCACCCGCCTCCAGGGCGGCACGCCGCTCAGCGCCCACCAGTCGGTGCGCGCCGTCCTGGCCCGGTCGGCGGTGGCCGCCACCGGGGCGCGGGAACTGTGCCGGCGCGCGGCCCGCGCCCGTACCCACGAGCCGGGGCGCGCCGTGCACGAGACCGTCCTCGCCAAGTACGCCGCCGCCGACGCGGCCGCGGCCGTCACCCGGGACGCCGTGCAGATCCTCGGGTCCGCCGGCTGCGCGCCCGACAGCAGGGCGGGGCGGCTGTTCCGCGACGCCAAGGTGATGGAGATCATCGAAGGAGCACAGCACGTGGCCGAGACACACATCGCCGACCGCCTCTTCCGCGACCACGGCGTCCCCGCGCCCCGGCCGGACGGAGCGACGGCATGA
- a CDS encoding HAD-IIIC family phosphatase: protein MTADAPATVKCLVWDLDDTLWSGTLLEGDDPRPAEATLHTLRALDERGVLHAVASRGDHATATAHLARLGLAELFTAVEIGWGAKSASVRRVAEALGIGVDSLAFVDNDPVERAEVAAAHPRVRCYEPEAVPSFLSLPEFRPRHLTEESRRRREMYRAELGRKRAEETYEGAPGEFLASLRLELTVREATEADFARAHELTVRTHQLNTTGRTYDLAELRQLSRSPHHRVTVAGLEDVHGSYGTVGLVVTENEADRTVLRLLLLSCRVMSRGIGPALIGHVVRQALAEGRRPQAEFVPTDVNRAMLVNLRFAGFRPPGDATRPTPGEPLLLEFPADAPPPAVPGHVRLLTPTGGPDE, encoded by the coding sequence ATGACGGCGGACGCCCCGGCAACGGTCAAGTGCCTGGTGTGGGACCTCGACGACACCCTCTGGTCCGGCACCCTGCTGGAGGGCGACGACCCCCGCCCCGCCGAGGCCACCCTGCACACCCTGCGCGCCCTCGACGAACGCGGCGTACTGCACGCGGTGGCGAGCCGCGGCGACCACGCCACCGCCACCGCCCACCTCGCCAGGCTGGGCCTGGCCGAGCTGTTCACGGCGGTGGAGATCGGCTGGGGCGCCAAATCCGCCTCGGTGCGGCGGGTCGCCGAGGCGCTGGGCATCGGCGTCGACAGCCTCGCCTTCGTCGACAACGACCCGGTGGAGCGGGCCGAGGTGGCCGCCGCCCACCCCCGCGTACGGTGCTACGAGCCGGAGGCGGTGCCCAGCTTCCTCTCGCTGCCGGAGTTCCGCCCCCGCCACCTCACCGAGGAGTCCCGCAGGCGCCGCGAGATGTACCGCGCCGAGCTGGGCCGCAAGCGGGCCGAGGAGACGTACGAGGGAGCGCCCGGGGAGTTCCTCGCCTCCCTGCGACTGGAGCTGACGGTCCGGGAGGCCACCGAGGCCGACTTCGCGCGGGCCCACGAACTGACGGTCCGCACCCACCAGCTCAACACCACCGGCCGCACCTACGACCTGGCGGAGCTGCGGCAGCTCAGCCGCTCTCCGCACCACCGGGTGACGGTCGCCGGGCTGGAGGACGTGCACGGCTCGTACGGGACCGTCGGGCTGGTGGTCACCGAGAACGAGGCCGACCGGACCGTGCTGCGGCTGCTGCTGCTCTCCTGCCGGGTCATGTCCCGCGGTATCGGCCCGGCCCTCATCGGACACGTGGTGCGCCAGGCTCTCGCCGAAGGACGGCGCCCCCAGGCCGAGTTCGTCCCCACGGACGTCAACCGGGCGATGCTCGTCAACCTGCGCTTCGCCGGATTCCGGCCGCCCGGCGACGCCACCCGGCCGACGCCGGGCGAGCCCCTGCTGCTGGAGTTCCCGGCCGACGCCCCGCCCCCCGCCGTACCCGGCCACGTACGGCTCCTCACCCCGACCGGAGGTCCTGATGAGTAG
- a CDS encoding 3-hydroxyacyl-CoA dehydrogenase family protein, with amino-acid sequence MSSGSRPPTTTPIGVVGAGTMGVGVAQCFAEAGHPVTLHDPDPAATAAGERRLRDGLRAARLLRRPAPGDPPAEVAARVRWETAPDALADAALVVECGPERMDVKERILRTLDAACGPDTVLASCTSAIPVEILAGHTGRPDRVLATHFMNPAHLKDAVEVVRGPRTSEESLATVLALLDAIGKRAHLVRDSPGFVSNRVLMPMINDAAARVEEGTADAETVDLLFTDCFGHAMGPLRTADLIGLDTVLDSLVVLRETTGDPRFEPTALLRGLVERGHRGRKSGRGFHTYGTR; translated from the coding sequence ATGAGTAGCGGCAGCCGCCCCCCGACGACCACGCCGATCGGGGTGGTCGGCGCGGGGACGATGGGCGTCGGCGTCGCACAGTGCTTCGCCGAGGCCGGGCACCCGGTCACCCTCCACGACCCCGACCCGGCGGCGACGGCCGCCGGGGAACGCCGGCTGCGGGACGGCCTCCGGGCCGCCCGGCTGCTGCGCCGGCCCGCGCCCGGCGACCCGCCCGCCGAGGTCGCCGCCCGGGTGCGGTGGGAGACCGCGCCGGACGCACTCGCCGACGCCGCGCTGGTGGTGGAATGCGGCCCGGAGCGGATGGACGTCAAGGAACGCATCCTGCGCACCCTCGACGCCGCCTGCGGCCCGGACACCGTCCTCGCCTCGTGCACCTCCGCCATTCCCGTCGAGATCCTGGCCGGGCACACCGGACGCCCGGACCGCGTGCTCGCCACCCACTTCATGAACCCCGCGCACCTCAAGGACGCGGTCGAGGTGGTCCGCGGGCCGCGCACCTCCGAGGAGAGCCTCGCCACCGTCCTCGCGCTGCTCGACGCCATCGGGAAACGGGCCCATCTGGTGCGCGACAGTCCCGGGTTCGTCTCCAACCGGGTCCTCATGCCGATGATCAACGACGCCGCCGCCCGGGTCGAGGAGGGCACCGCCGACGCCGAGACGGTGGACCTCCTCTTCACCGACTGCTTCGGACACGCCATGGGACCCCTGCGCACCGCCGACCTGATCGGCCTGGACACCGTGCTGGACTCGCTCGTCGTCCTGCGGGAGACCACCGGCGATCCCCGCTTCGAACCCACCGCCCTCCTCCGCGGCCTCGTCGAGCGCGGACACCGCGGCCGCAAGAGCGGCCGCGGCTTCCACACCTACGGAACCCGGTGA
- a CDS encoding non-ribosomal peptide synthetase, whose product MSAPDVAERLRAALGSHPERTAVVVGPETLGHGELDTASGALAARLRALGVRPGQTVLLHLRQSVHTLTGMIAALRAGAAWCVTEPGHPAERLAALPRDLECGALVWDAAADPDARQAVERLAAEAPYPLPVLDLAEHRRAAPPDDGTWTPAPDGAPAYVVTTSGSSGEPKAVVVGRDNLSALVADRDDGPFGTVFSACRFAWDGALLLTFPALCDGGTAVLPDHAALPDARACAELVRRWRVTRAVCPPSYYRLMLPHLPGAEAHLRQVVLAGEVVPEPLVAQHRAQLPGTGLRNEYGPTETTVAVLAHTVPDASSGTVPVGRPRGATTVHVLDERLRPAAPDALGELYVGGPQVTRGYARRPAATGARFVADPFSPLPGARMYRTGDLVRARKDGEIVFAGRADGQLKVRGIRVERHGVEAVLERHPAVGQASVQGVPGDGGLRLTAFWTAAPDAVALPGPRELLAHCRQELEAGSVPEEFVLLGSMPLAASGKVDEAALTRLLPAEGGGPDGADDTADALSQELAALWAKVLRHDDFGPEDSFFDAGGNSRSVVELHLCLEQRWPGALRVGQLFDLDRVADQARALRAAGARPASR is encoded by the coding sequence GTGAGCGCCCCCGACGTCGCCGAGCGCCTGCGCGCCGCCCTGGGCAGCCACCCCGAGCGGACCGCCGTGGTGGTCGGCCCCGAGACCCTCGGCCACGGGGAACTGGACACCGCCAGCGGCGCACTGGCCGCCCGGCTGCGCGCCCTCGGCGTCCGGCCGGGGCAGACCGTCCTGCTCCACCTGCGGCAGAGCGTCCACACCCTGACCGGCATGATCGCCGCGCTCCGCGCCGGGGCCGCCTGGTGCGTCACCGAACCCGGCCACCCCGCCGAACGGCTCGCCGCACTGCCCCGGGACCTGGAGTGCGGCGCGCTGGTCTGGGACGCTGCCGCCGACCCGGACGCCCGGCAGGCGGTCGAGCGGCTGGCCGCCGAGGCCCCGTACCCGCTGCCGGTGCTCGACCTCGCCGAGCACCGGCGCGCCGCACCGCCGGACGACGGCACCTGGACCCCGGCACCCGACGGCGCCCCCGCGTACGTCGTCACCACCTCCGGCTCCAGCGGTGAGCCCAAGGCGGTCGTCGTCGGGCGCGACAACCTGTCCGCGCTGGTCGCGGACCGCGACGACGGGCCGTTCGGCACGGTCTTCTCGGCCTGCCGGTTCGCCTGGGACGGCGCCCTCCTCCTCACCTTCCCCGCACTGTGCGACGGCGGTACCGCCGTGCTGCCGGACCACGCCGCCCTCCCCGACGCCCGCGCCTGCGCGGAGCTGGTGCGGCGGTGGCGTGTCACCCGCGCCGTCTGCCCGCCCTCCTACTACCGGCTGATGCTGCCGCACCTCCCGGGCGCCGAGGCCCACCTGCGGCAGGTCGTCCTCGCCGGTGAGGTGGTGCCCGAGCCGCTGGTCGCCCAGCACCGCGCCCAGCTCCCCGGCACCGGGCTCCGCAACGAGTACGGCCCCACCGAGACCACCGTCGCGGTCCTCGCCCACACCGTGCCCGACGCCTCCTCGGGAACGGTGCCCGTCGGGCGCCCCCGGGGCGCCACCACCGTCCATGTGCTGGACGAACGGCTGCGGCCCGCCGCCCCCGATGCCCTCGGCGAGCTGTACGTCGGCGGGCCGCAGGTCACCCGCGGCTACGCCCGGAGGCCGGCGGCGACGGGCGCCCGGTTCGTCGCCGACCCGTTCTCCCCGCTGCCCGGCGCCCGCATGTACCGCACCGGGGACCTCGTGCGCGCCCGGAAGGACGGCGAGATCGTCTTCGCCGGGCGGGCCGACGGCCAGCTCAAGGTGCGCGGCATCCGGGTGGAGCGGCACGGGGTCGAGGCCGTCCTGGAGCGGCACCCCGCCGTCGGCCAGGCCAGCGTGCAGGGAGTGCCGGGCGACGGCGGCCTGCGGCTGACCGCCTTCTGGACCGCCGCACCGGACGCGGTGGCGCTGCCCGGCCCGCGCGAACTCCTCGCCCACTGCCGGCAGGAACTGGAGGCCGGCTCCGTGCCGGAGGAGTTCGTCCTCCTCGGCTCGATGCCGCTGGCCGCCTCCGGCAAGGTCGACGAGGCCGCCCTGACACGGCTGCTCCCGGCGGAGGGCGGCGGCCCGGACGGCGCCGACGACACGGCGGACGCCCTGAGCCAGGAACTCGCGGCGCTGTGGGCGAAGGTCCTGCGGCACGACGACTTCGGGCCCGAGGACAGCTTCT